The Erigeron canadensis isolate Cc75 chromosome 4, C_canadensis_v1, whole genome shotgun sequence genome window below encodes:
- the LOC122596180 gene encoding stem-specific protein TSJT1, whose translation MLGVFSSSIVSPPEELVAAGSRTPSPKISSKALINRFIGSNESAVSMQIGDDAQLAYTHQNESLTRPRSFAVKDEIFCLFEGALDNLGSLKQQYGLSKSANEVVLVIEAYKALRDRAPYPINQVVGHLIGNFAFVVFDKSTSTLFVATDQHGKVPLYWGITADGCVAFANDADLLKGACGKSLASFPQGCYYSTAIGELRCYENPKNKITAVPATEEEIWGAKFMVEGPSVISATQ comes from the exons ATGTTAGGTGTGTTCAGCAGCTCAATAGTATCACCACCGGAAGAGCTGGTGGCTGCCGGAAGCCGTACACCGTCGCCGAAGATCTCGTCAAAAGCGCTGATCAACCGGTTCATCGGAAGCAACGAGTCGGCGGTGTCGATGCAGATCGGTGATGATGCTCAATTGGCCTATACTCATCAAAATGAGTCCCTTACACGTCCTAG ATCTTTCGCGGTCAAGGATGAAATATTTTGCTTGTTCGAAGGAGCACTTGACAACTTGGGTAGCCTAAAGCAACAATACGGACTTTCCAAGTCAGCCAACGAGGTCGTTTTGGTTATTGAGGCGTACAAGGCTCTTCGTGATCGCGCTCCATATCCTATAAACCAAGTTGTGGGTCACCTTATTGGAAACTTTGCCTTTGTTGTTTTTGACAAGTCAACCTCTACTTTATTTGTGGCCACA GATCAACATGGTAAGGTTCCTTTGTATTGGGGAATCACAGCTGATGGATGTGTTGCGTTTGCAAATGATGCTGATTTGCTCAAAGGTGCCTGTGGCAAGTCACTTGCTTCTTTCCCACAAG GATGCTACTACTCGACAGCAATTGGAGAGCTCAGATGCTACGAAAATCCTAAGAACAAGATCACAGCCGTTCCTGCAACCGAGGAAGAGATATGGGGCGCTAAATTCATG GTGGAAGGCCCATCCGTAATCTCAGCCACTCAGTAA
- the LOC122596428 gene encoding nuclear transcription factor Y subunit C-3-like, with translation MDQQGHGQAQGMGAVGSSAQMPYGMAPYPTNQMMGIVPPTSVGGSGAPSQTSGLPSPPAQLAQQQLAYQHIHQQQQQQLHQQLQNFWANQYQEIEQTTDFKNHSLPLARIKKIMKADEDVRMISAEAPVIFARACEMFILELTLRSWNHTEENKRRTLQKNDIAAAITRTDIFDFLVDIVPREDLKDEVIASTMPRGGPLPVGAPTEGLPYYYMPPPQVGASGMYMGKPVDPQALYGQQPRPYMAQPMWPQQQQQEPQEDA, from the coding sequence ATGGATCAGCAAGGCCATGGACAGGCCCAAGGAATGGGGGCTGTTGGTAGCTCTGCTCAGATGCCTTACGGTATGGCACCCTATccaacaaatcaaatgatgGGTATTGTACCCCCTACATCAGTTGGAGGATCAGGTGCACCTTCACAAACGTCTGGTCTTCCATCTCCTCCTGCCCAACTCGCACAACAGCAACTTGCTTATCAGCACATCCACCAGcaacaacagcagcagttgCATCAACAACTCCAAAATTTTTGGGCAAATCAATACCAAGAAATTGAGCAAACAACTGATTTCAAGAACCATAGTCTACCATTGGCTAGGatcaaaaaaatcatgaaagCAGATGAAGATGTGAGAATGATATCTGCCGAAGCACCGGTTATATTTGCCCGTGCATGTGAAATGTTCATCCTTGAGCTGACCCTAAGGTCTTGGAATCACACTGAAGAGAACAAAAGGAGGACCCTTCAGAAAAACGACATTGCTGCTGCTATTACAAGGACTGATATATTTGACTTCTTGGTTGATATAGTACCACGAGAAGATTTAAAAGATGAAGTTATTGCTTCTACGATGCCAAGGGGTGGGCCCCTTCCTGTTGGAGCTCCAACTGAGGGTCTTCCGTACTATTATATGCCGCCTCCACAAGTTGGTGCTTCAGGGATGTATATGGGTAAGCCCGTGGATCCTCAAGCTCTGTATGGGCAGCAGCCTCGTCCGTACATGGCCCAGCCTATGTGGCCACAACAGCAACAACAAGAACCACAGGAAGATGCTTAA